Proteins co-encoded in one Variovorax terrae genomic window:
- a CDS encoding helix-turn-helix transcriptional regulator: MRRADRLFHLVQLIRGRRLTTAAFLAGRLEVSERTIYRDVADLQHQGVPIEGEAGVGYRLGAGFDLPPMMFTQDEAKALVASVRLAEAWLDPALARAAQDALGKILPLLPVDARVAAESLAIFAPAVGLGPTAQRTLQTLREAVQSRRKLFIHYRDQDDKPSERILRPLGCFYWGKVWTLAAWCEQRQDFRSFRVDRVSFVRTLDEHFRDEPGRTLADLLRRHEDEQRQWGATGTAP, translated from the coding sequence ATGCGCCGCGCCGACCGACTGTTCCATCTCGTCCAGCTCATCCGTGGCCGCCGCCTGACCACGGCGGCCTTCCTGGCCGGCCGGCTGGAGGTGTCCGAGCGCACCATCTACCGCGACGTGGCCGACCTGCAGCACCAGGGCGTGCCGATCGAGGGCGAGGCCGGCGTGGGCTACCGGCTGGGCGCCGGCTTCGACCTGCCGCCGATGATGTTCACCCAGGACGAGGCCAAGGCGCTGGTGGCCTCGGTGCGGCTGGCCGAGGCCTGGCTCGACCCGGCGCTGGCCCGCGCGGCGCAGGACGCGCTCGGCAAGATCCTGCCGCTGTTGCCGGTCGATGCCCGCGTGGCGGCCGAGAGCCTGGCGATCTTCGCCCCCGCCGTGGGGCTGGGGCCCACGGCCCAGCGCACGCTGCAGACCCTGCGCGAGGCGGTGCAGTCGCGGCGCAAGCTGTTCATCCACTATCGCGACCAGGACGACAAGCCCAGCGAACGCATCCTGCGTCCGCTGGGCTGCTTCTACTGGGGCAAGGTCTGGACGCTGGCCGCCTGGTGCGAGCAGCGGCAGGATTTCCGCAGCTTCCGTGTCGACCGCGTCAGCTTCGTGCGCACGCTCGACGAGCATTTCCGCGACGAGCCGGGCCGCACGCTGGCCGACCTGCTGCGCCGCCACGAGGACGAGCAGCGCCAGTGGGGCGCGACGGGCACCGCGCCGTGA
- a CDS encoding EVE domain-containing protein: MRNWIAVASAEHARRGRDDAGGGFMQVCHGRLAPIRRVRPGDRVAYYAPGLAMGGGPRCQSFVSIGVVQPGEPYAFDMGGGFVPYRRGVAYVPAREASILPLLDVLEFVDDRQHWGYKFRFGLFEIGDSDMRRIAEAMEASRVLLHF, from the coding sequence ATGAGGAACTGGATTGCGGTGGCCAGCGCCGAGCATGCGCGGCGCGGCCGCGACGATGCGGGCGGCGGCTTCATGCAGGTGTGCCACGGCCGGCTCGCGCCGATCCGCCGCGTGCGGCCGGGCGACCGCGTGGCCTATTACGCGCCCGGCCTCGCGATGGGCGGCGGGCCGCGCTGCCAGAGCTTCGTGAGCATCGGCGTGGTGCAGCCCGGCGAGCCCTATGCCTTCGACATGGGTGGCGGCTTCGTGCCCTACCGGCGCGGCGTGGCCTATGTGCCGGCGCGCGAGGCGTCGATCCTGCCCTTGCTGGACGTACTGGAATTCGTGGACGACCGGCAGCATTGGGGCTACAAATTCCGCTTCGGCCTGTTCGAGATCGGTGACAGCGACATGCGGCGGATCGCCGAGGCCATGGAGGCGTCTCGTGTTTTGCTACATTTTTAA
- a CDS encoding VOC family protein: MQHALNWFEIPCAQIDRAQAFYERLLGAALVRENYGGPGMEMAVFPADGEEAVRGALQAGPGAARPGEGGTLGYLNAGPSIDAVLARVQPAGGRIHTPKTALPPGLGFFAHIIDTEGNRVGLHAPA, from the coding sequence ATGCAACACGCCCTCAACTGGTTTGAGATTCCCTGCGCGCAGATCGACCGGGCGCAGGCGTTCTACGAGCGCCTGCTGGGCGCCGCGCTCGTGCGCGAGAACTACGGCGGCCCCGGCATGGAGATGGCGGTGTTCCCGGCCGATGGCGAGGAGGCGGTGCGCGGCGCGCTGCAGGCCGGCCCCGGCGCCGCGCGGCCCGGCGAGGGCGGCACGCTGGGCTACCTGAACGCGGGCCCGTCGATCGACGCGGTGCTGGCGCGCGTGCAGCCCGCCGGCGGGCGCATCCACACGCCCAAGACCGCGCTGCCGCCGGGCCTGGGGTTCTTCGCCCACATCATCGACACCGAAGGCAACCGGGTCGGCCTGCACGCGCCGGCTTGA
- the glcF gene encoding glycolate oxidase subunit GlcF, which produces MQTNLAPEFKNTPDGAEAEAILRKCVHCGFCTATCPTYQLLGDELDGPRGRIYLIKQVLEGEAPTRATQLHLDRCLTCRNCESTCPSGVQYGHLVDIGRKIVDEKVPRPAAERALRWALKEGLPSPLFGPAMKLGQSVRGLLPAALQAKVPPKQEAGAWPVRQHARKMLMLAGCVQPAMLPNINRATARVLDAAGVQAVVAPEAGCCGAVKFHLNDQDGARAQMRANIDAWWPHVEPQDGGAGVEAIVMNASGCGVTVKDYGHVLKDDPAYAAKAQRISALTKDLSELLPALVQALRGRVKPPAGLLAFHPPCTLQHGQQLRGGVEQHLGALGFQVRTATNEAHLCCGSAGTYSVLNPGIATQLRDRKLGHLGELAPQAILSANIGCITHLQSGTATPVRHWIELLDEALPVS; this is translated from the coding sequence ATGCAGACGAACCTCGCTCCCGAATTCAAGAACACGCCCGACGGCGCCGAGGCCGAGGCCATCCTGCGCAAGTGCGTGCACTGCGGCTTCTGCACCGCCACCTGCCCGACCTACCAGCTGCTGGGCGACGAGCTCGACGGCCCGCGCGGGCGCATCTACCTCATCAAGCAGGTGCTCGAGGGCGAGGCGCCCACGCGCGCCACGCAACTGCACCTGGACCGCTGCCTGACCTGCCGCAACTGCGAGAGCACCTGCCCCAGCGGCGTGCAGTACGGCCACCTGGTGGACATCGGCCGCAAGATCGTCGATGAGAAAGTGCCGCGCCCGGCCGCCGAACGCGCCCTGCGCTGGGCGCTCAAGGAAGGCCTGCCCTCGCCGCTGTTCGGCCCCGCGATGAAGCTCGGCCAGAGCGTGCGCGGCCTGCTGCCCGCGGCACTCCAGGCCAAGGTGCCGCCGAAGCAGGAGGCCGGCGCCTGGCCCGTGCGCCAGCACGCGCGCAAGATGCTGATGCTGGCCGGCTGCGTGCAGCCCGCGATGCTGCCCAACATCAACCGCGCCACCGCGCGCGTGCTCGACGCAGCCGGCGTCCAGGCCGTGGTCGCGCCCGAGGCGGGCTGTTGCGGCGCGGTGAAATTCCACCTCAACGACCAGGACGGCGCCAGGGCCCAGATGCGCGCCAACATCGACGCCTGGTGGCCGCACGTCGAGCCGCAGGACGGCGGCGCCGGTGTCGAGGCGATCGTCATGAACGCCTCGGGCTGCGGCGTCACGGTCAAGGACTACGGCCACGTGCTGAAGGACGACCCGGCCTATGCCGCCAAGGCGCAGCGCATCAGCGCGCTGACGAAAGACCTGAGCGAGCTGCTGCCCGCGCTGGTGCAGGCGCTGCGCGGCCGGGTGAAGCCGCCCGCCGGCCTGCTGGCCTTCCACCCGCCCTGCACGCTGCAGCATGGCCAGCAGTTGCGCGGCGGCGTGGAGCAGCACCTGGGCGCGCTGGGCTTTCAGGTGCGCACGGCCACGAACGAGGCGCACCTGTGCTGCGGCTCGGCCGGCACCTACTCGGTGCTCAACCCCGGCATTGCCACCCAGCTGCGCGACCGCAAGCTCGGCCACCTGGGCGAGTTGGCGCCGCAGGCCATCCTCTCGGCCAACATCGGCTGCATCACGCACCTGCAAAGCGGCACGGCCACGCCGGTGCGGCACTGGATCGAGCTGCTGGACGAGGCACTGCCAGTCTCCTGA
- the glcE gene encoding glycolate oxidase subunit GlcE, protein MDPALSQIADRIRAAAAAGQPLRIRGGGSKDFYGEPPVGELLDTRPLAGITSYEPSELVVTVRAGTPLAELEAVLAERGQCLPFEPPHFGSAAGSTATVGGMVATGLSGPARASVGAVRDYVLGMTLLNGRGELLTFGGQVMKNVAGYDVSRLMVGALGTLGLIAEVSLKVLARAPAEATLKFEMDQAEALAQLNRWGGQPLPLNASCWVEDMGVGTLYLRLRGAVAAVEAACRTLGGERQDNALVAPDWALCREQQLPWFQAGGGRDLWRLSVPQTAPVLDLPEPPLVEWHGAQRWVHASAQDAPRLRAAAAAAGGHATLFIAKKDPTTRTLARFDALKPPLDRLHRQLKAEFDPAGILNRGRLYREL, encoded by the coding sequence ATGGACCCAGCCCTCAGCCAGATCGCCGACCGCATCCGCGCCGCCGCGGCCGCCGGCCAGCCGCTGCGCATCCGCGGCGGCGGCAGCAAGGATTTCTATGGTGAGCCGCCCGTGGGCGAGCTGCTCGACACCCGGCCGCTGGCCGGCATCACCAGCTACGAGCCGAGCGAGCTGGTGGTCACCGTGCGCGCCGGCACGCCGCTGGCCGAGCTGGAGGCCGTGCTGGCCGAACGCGGCCAGTGCCTGCCGTTCGAGCCGCCGCATTTCGGTAGCGCCGCAGGGAGCACAGCGACCGTCGGCGGCATGGTGGCTACGGGCTTGAGCGGCCCGGCGCGCGCCAGCGTCGGCGCGGTGCGCGACTATGTGCTCGGCATGACTTTGCTGAATGGCCGCGGCGAGCTGCTCACTTTCGGCGGCCAGGTCATGAAGAACGTGGCGGGCTACGACGTCTCGCGCCTGATGGTGGGCGCGCTCGGCACGCTGGGGCTGATTGCCGAGGTCAGCCTCAAGGTGCTGGCGCGCGCGCCGGCCGAGGCCACGCTGAAGTTCGAGATGGACCAGGCCGAGGCGCTGGCCCAACTCAACCGCTGGGGCGGCCAGCCGCTGCCGCTGAATGCGAGCTGCTGGGTCGAGGACATGGGCGTGGGCACGCTCTACCTGCGCCTGCGCGGCGCGGTGGCGGCGGTCGAGGCCGCCTGCCGCACGCTGGGCGGCGAGCGCCAGGACAACGCCCTGGTCGCGCCCGACTGGGCGCTGTGCCGCGAGCAGCAGTTGCCCTGGTTCCAGGCGGGCGGCGGGCGCGATCTGTGGCGCCTCTCGGTGCCGCAGACCGCGCCGGTGCTGGACCTGCCCGAGCCGCCGCTGGTCGAGTGGCACGGCGCCCAGCGCTGGGTGCACGCCAGCGCGCAGGACGCGCCCCGCCTGCGCGCCGCGGCTGCGGCTGCTGGCGGGCATGCTACGCTTTTCATAGCAAAAAAAGACCCCACGACAAGGACATTGGCCCGATTTGATGCCCTGAAGCCGCCGCTGGACCGTCTCCACCGCCAGCTCAAGGCCGAGTTCGACCCGGCCGGCATCCTGAACCGCGGCCGCCTGTACCGGGAGTTGTGA